In a single window of the Osmerus eperlanus chromosome 2, fOsmEpe2.1, whole genome shotgun sequence genome:
- the LOC134035033 gene encoding zinc finger protein 678-like has protein sequence METHHCDTCGKSLSSSSNLKKHMRIHTGEKPYSCDICGETFTRYSSLTVHHRIHTGEKPYSCDLCGKTFRHANNFTVHSRIHTGEKPYSCDLCDKTFSSANNVTDHRRIHTGEKPYSCDLCFKTFRLTGQLTVHRRIHTGEKPYSCDLCGKTFSSASSFTVHSRIHTGRKPYSCDLCGKTFSHASNLRVHSRIHTGEKPYSCDLCGKTFSHACSVTVHRRIHIGEKPYSCDLCGKTFSNAGNFRTHSRIHTGEKPYSCDLCGKTFRLTGDLTVHRRIHTGEKPYSCDLCYKTFRQAGHFRAHCKTHTEEKI, from the coding sequence atggagacacatcactgtgacacatgtgggaagagcctttcctcatccagtaacctcaagaagcacatgaggatccacactggagagaagccctacagctgtgacatcTGTGGTGAAACCTTTACCAGGTATAGCAGTTTAACAGTTCAccacagaatccacactggagagaagccctacagctgtgacctctgtggtaaaacctttaggcaTGCTAACAATttcacagttcacagcaggatccacactggagagaagccctacagctgtgacctctgtgataaaacctttagcagtgctaacaatgtcacagatcaccgcaggatccacactggagagaagccctacagctgtgacctctgttttAAAACCTTTAGACTGACTGGGCAAttgacagttcaccgcagaatccacactggagagaagccctacagctgtgacctctgtggtaaaacctttagcagtgctagcagtttcacagttcacagcagaatccacactggacggaagccctacagctgtgacctctgtggtaaaacctttagccacgcTAGCAATCTCAGagttcatagcaggatccacactggcgagaagccctacagctgtgacctctgtggtaaaactttTAGCCATGCGTGCAGTGTCACGGTTCACCGTAGAATCCACATTGGAGAGaaaccctacagctgtgacctctgtggtaaaacctttagcaatGCTGGCAATTTCAGaactcatagcaggatccacactggagagaagccgtacagctgtgacctctgtggtaaaactttTAGACTGACTGGGGATttgacagttcaccgcagaatccacactggagagaagccctacagctgtgacctttgttataaaacctttagacaggctggccatttcagaGCTCACTGCAAGACCCACACAGAAGAGAAGATCTAA
- the LOC134037260 gene encoding cyclin-L1-like produces MTTPWDKERVQWALQLWRINNRRSSLSPQPNYDHLEKEVERRKMFLQEDKLKAKGLNPDGTPALSALGGFSPGSKPCSPNVVKSEDKSPNPQNLKPVKKEPDNRAQSSKSPRSGMRREARIGRNSRSGSGSRSRTRSPSCSSSPRRH; encoded by the exons atgaccacaccatgGGACAAGGAGAGGGTACAATGGGCCTTACAACTCTGGAGAATCAACAACAGGAGATCTTCCCTGTCTCCTCAGCCAAACTACGATCatctggagaaggaggtggagaggaggaagatgtttCTGCAGGAGGACAAGCTGAAGGCCAAGGGGCTGAATCCTGACGGGACCCCTGCACTGTCTGCCCTGGGGGGCTTCTCCCCCGGCTCCAAACCTT gTTCTCCTAATGTTGTGAAGTCAGAGGACAAGTCCCCAAACCCCCAGAACCTGAAACCTGTCAAGAAGGAGCCGGACAACCGAGCGCAGAGCTCCAAGAGCCCACGCAgcgg gatgaggagggaggccaGGATTGGCAGGAACAGCAGGAGTGGGAGTGGCTCCCGGTCCAGAACACGCTCTCCCTCGTGTTCCAGCTCTCCCCGCAGACATTAA